The sequence GTCAAAGAGCCGTTCATGCTAGGTGGCTCTGTTCCGAGGAGGCGGCCTTGTCGCTTGAGATCAAAATCTGCGGGCTGAGCACCGCCGAGACGCTGGAGGCGTCCGTCAGTGCCGGTGCGGACATGGTGGGCATGGTGTTCTTCGCCCCCTCGCCGCGCCATGTCGACCTCGCCACCGCCGCCACCCTCGGCGCTCAGGCGCGCGGGCGGGCGCAGATCGTCGCGCTCACCGTCGATGCCGACGACGCGACGCTGGCCGCCATCATCGACGCGCTGCGCCCCGACATGCTGCAGCTGCACGGTCGCGAGAGCGTGGAGCGCGTCGCCGCCATCCGTGCCCGCTTCGGCCTGCCGGTCATGAAGGCGCTCGGCATTGCCTCAGCCGAAGACCTTGCCGCGCTGGCCGCCTATGAAGGCGTGGCCAACCGGCTGCTGCTCGACGCCAAGCCGCCCGAGGGCGCCACCCTGCCCGGCGGCAATGGCGTCGCCTTCGACTGGAACCTCATCGCCGGCCTTGACCTCGCCCGGCCCTTCATGCTGTCAGGCGGGCTCGACCCGGAAAACGTCGCGGACGCGGTGCGGCTCATCCATCCGCCCGGCCTCGACGTATCCTCCGGTGTCGAACGTGGACCCGGCATCAAGGACCCGTCCCGCATCGAGGCCTTCTTGCGCGCCGCGCGGACGGCCGAGGCGCAAGGATCTTCCGCCCCGACCGGCGACACCGCCCACGGCTCCGCGCCGACGCCGCCTTCACCTGCCAGAGAGACGAGCCCGTCGTGAACGCTCCCAATTCCTTCCGCACCGGCCCCGACGAGAACGGGCATTTCGGCCTCTTCGGCGGCCGTTTCGTTGCCGAAACGCTCATGCCGCTCATCCTCGATCTGGAGACGGCCTATAACGAAGCCAAGGCCGATCCCGCCTACAAGGCGGAGATGGATGCCGGGCTGAAGCACTATGTCGGCCGGCCGAGCCCGCTCTATTACGCCGAGCGGCTGACCGAGCATCTGCGCGCCGGCGCGCCGGCAGGGATGGGCGCGAAGATTTACTTCAAGCGCGAAGAGCTGAATCACACCGGCTCGCACAAGGTGAACAACGTCCTCGGCCAGATCCTGCTCGCCCGCCGCATGGGCAAGAAGCGGATCATCGCCGAGACCGGCGCCGGCCAGCACGGCGTCGCCACCGCCACGCTCTGCGCGCGCTACGGCCTCGAATGCGTCGTCTATATGGGCGCCGTCGACGTTGCCCGGCAGGCGCCCAACGTGTTCCGCATGAAGATGCTCGGCGCCAGCGTCGTCCCCGTCCAGTCCGGCTCGAAGACGCTGAAGGACGCGATGAACGAGGCGCTGCGCGACTGGGTGACCAACGTCGCCGACACCTTCTACTGCATCGGCACGGTGGCGGGCCCGCACCCCTACCCCGCCATGGTGCGCGACTTCCAGAGCATCATCGGCACCGAGACCCGCGAGCAGATGCTGGAGATGGAAGGCCGGCTGCCGGACAGCCTGATCGCCTGCATCGGCGGCGGCTCCAACGCCATGGGCCTGTTCCACCCCTTCCTCGATGACCCGAGCGTGAAGATCTTCGGTGTCGAGGCCGCCGGCCACGGCATCCCCTCCGGCCAGCACGCCGCCTCGCTCACCGGCGGGCGCCCGGGCGTGCTGCACGGCAACCGCACCTATCTGCTGATGGACGGGGACGGCCAGATCGCCGAGGCGCATTCCATCTCCGCCGGCCTCGACTATCCCGGCATCGGGCCGGAGCATTCCTGGCTGCACGACACCGGCCGCGCCACCTATATCTCCGCCACCGATGACGAGGCGCTGGAAGCGTTCCAGCTGGTGGCGAAGCTCGAAGGCATCATCCCGGCGCTGGAGCCGGCGCATGCGCTGGCCAAGGTCGCGCAGCTCGCCCCCACCTTCCCGGAAGATCACCTGATGGTGGTCAACCTCTCCGGCCGTGGCGACAAGGACATCCCGCAGGTGGCGGACATTCTGGGAACGAGCCTATGAGCACCCGCATCGAAACCCGTTTCCGCGCCTGCGCGGCCGAGGGGCGCGCCGCGCTCGTCACCTTCATCACCGCCGGCGATCCCGACCATGATACCTCGCTCGCCTTGCTCAAGGCGCTGCCGGCGGCGGGCGCCGACATCATCGAACTCGGCGTGCCCTTCACCGACCCGATGGCCGACGGCCCGGCGATCCAGGCCGCGGGCCTGCGCGCGCTAGCGGCCGGCCAGACGCTGGCCAAGACGCTTGCCATGGTGAAGACCTTCCGCGAGAGCGACGCCACCACGCCGCTGGTGCTGATGGGCTATTACAACCCGGTCTATGTCTATGGCGTCGAACGCTTCCTGGCCGACGCCAAGGCGGCGGGCGTCGACGGCCTCGTGGTGGTCGACCTTCCGCCGGAGGAAGACGGCGAACTCTGCCTGCCGGCGCTGGCGGCGGGGCTCGACTTCATCCGCCTCGCCACCCCGACCACCGACGACCAGCGGCTGCCGGCCGTGCTGAAGCACACGGCGGGCTTCGTCTATTACGTCTCCATCACCGGCATCACCGGCGCGGCGCAGGCCGACCCGGACGCGGTCGGCCGGGCGGTGGCGCGGATCAAGCGCCACACC comes from Ancylobacter polymorphus and encodes:
- a CDS encoding phosphoribosylanthranilate isomerase; this encodes MSLEIKICGLSTAETLEASVSAGADMVGMVFFAPSPRHVDLATAATLGAQARGRAQIVALTVDADDATLAAIIDALRPDMLQLHGRESVERVAAIRARFGLPVMKALGIASAEDLAALAAYEGVANRLLLDAKPPEGATLPGGNGVAFDWNLIAGLDLARPFMLSGGLDPENVADAVRLIHPPGLDVSSGVERGPGIKDPSRIEAFLRAARTAEAQGSSAPTGDTAHGSAPTPPSPARETSPS
- the trpB gene encoding tryptophan synthase subunit beta yields the protein MNAPNSFRTGPDENGHFGLFGGRFVAETLMPLILDLETAYNEAKADPAYKAEMDAGLKHYVGRPSPLYYAERLTEHLRAGAPAGMGAKIYFKREELNHTGSHKVNNVLGQILLARRMGKKRIIAETGAGQHGVATATLCARYGLECVVYMGAVDVARQAPNVFRMKMLGASVVPVQSGSKTLKDAMNEALRDWVTNVADTFYCIGTVAGPHPYPAMVRDFQSIIGTETREQMLEMEGRLPDSLIACIGGGSNAMGLFHPFLDDPSVKIFGVEAAGHGIPSGQHAASLTGGRPGVLHGNRTYLLMDGDGQIAEAHSISAGLDYPGIGPEHSWLHDTGRATYISATDDEALEAFQLVAKLEGIIPALEPAHALAKVAQLAPTFPEDHLMVVNLSGRGDKDIPQVADILGTSL
- the trpA gene encoding tryptophan synthase subunit alpha; translation: MSTRIETRFRACAAEGRAALVTFITAGDPDHDTSLALLKALPAAGADIIELGVPFTDPMADGPAIQAAGLRALAAGQTLAKTLAMVKTFRESDATTPLVLMGYYNPVYVYGVERFLADAKAAGVDGLVVVDLPPEEDGELCLPALAAGLDFIRLATPTTDDQRLPAVLKHTAGFVYYVSITGITGAAQADPDAVGRAVARIKRHTTLPVAVGFGVKTPESAAAIAANADGVVVGSALIDALRATLDAENRATPATITAVTDLVGRLAQAVRGVRRQAAE